The DNA sequence TGAACGTGTTGGCAATGCCGCCGCCGACGATCAGCTGATCGACCACCTTGGACAGCGACTCGAGCACGGTCAGCTTGGTCGATACCTTGGAGCCGCCGACGATCGCGACCAGAGGCCGCTTCGGGTTGTCCAGCGCCTTGCCCAGTGCGTCGAGTTCCGCCGCCAGCAGCGGCCCCGCACAGGCCTGTGGCGCAAATTTCGCGACGCCGTGAGTCGACGCCTGCGCGCGGTGCGCGGTGCCGAAGGCGTCCATCACGAACACATCGCAGATTCCGGCGTACTTCCTGGCCAGCTCCTCGATATCCTTCTTCTCGCCCTTGTTGAAACGCACGTTCTCGAGCAGCACGACTTCGCCGTCGGCGAGTTCGACCCCGTCCAGGTAGTCGCGCACCAGCCGCACGTCGCGCTCGAGCAGGCCGCCCATGTGCGCCGCCACCGGCGCCAGCGAGTCGGCCTCGGAAAACTCGCCCTCGGTCGGACGACCGAGGTGCGACATCAGCATCACCCGCGCTCCGGCCTCGAGGGCCTTGCGGACCGTCGGCAGACTGGCACGAATCCGGGCATCCGAAGTGACCTTGCCGTCCTTGACCGGGACGTTGAGATCCTGCCGGATCAATACACGCTTACCCTTGAGGTCGAGATCGGTCATCTTCAGCACGGACATGGCAGCACTCCTCAGTCAAAGCTCGAGCAAATGAAAGTTGTTGGGCAAATGCGCCTGCACTTGCCGAACCCCTCTCCGGCTTCCGCACCGGCCACGGGCGACCGCAGTCGCCCGCAACCGGCCGGCACCGTTCGGACCTAGCGGCCGACGTGCTGCACCACGCGCAGCATGTTACAGGTATACCCGTACTCGTTGTCGTACCAGGCGACGACCTTCACGAACGTGTCGTCGAGCTGGATGCCGGCCTCGGCATCGAAGATCGACGGCGTGCCGACCCCGCGGAAATCGGTCGAAACGACCTTTTCGTCGGTGTAGCCGAGCACGCCCTTCAGTTCGCCCTCGGATGCGGCCTTCATCGCCTTGCAGATGTCGTCGTAGCTCGCGCCCTTGTCCAGTTCCACGGTCAGGTCGACCACGGACACGTCGGAGGTCGGCACGCGGAACGCCATTCCGGTCAGCTTGCCGTTCAGCGACGGCAGCACCTTGCCGACGGCCTTCGCGGCGCCGGTGGACGACGGGATGATGTTCTCCAGGATGCCACGGCCGCCGCGCCAGTCCTTCTGGGACGGGCCGTCGACGGTCTTCTGCGTCGCGGTGGCGGCATGCACGGTGCTCATCAGGCCACGCTTGATGCCAAAGTTGTCGTGCAGCACCTTCGCCACCGGCGCCAGCGCGTTGGTGGTGCACGAGGCGGCGGACAGGATCGCCTGGCCGGCATAGTCCTGGTGGTTCACGCCGTAGACGAACATCGGGGTCGCGTCCTTGGAAGGCGCGCTCTGCACGACCTTCTTCGCACCCGCGTCGATGTGCTTCTGGCAGGTTTCCTCGGTCAGGAAGAAACCGGTGGACTCGATCACCACGTCGGCGCCGACTTCGTTCCACTTCAGGTTCGCGGGGTCGCGCTCGGCGGTCAGGCGAATCTTCTTGCCGTTGACGATCATGTTATTGCCGTCGACCGAAACCTCGCCACCGAACCGGCCATGCACCGAGTCGTAGCGCAGCATGTACGCCAGGTATTCCGGATCGAGCAGGTCGTTGATCGCGACGACTTCCAGTTCCGGGAATTCCTGGGCGATGGCGCGGAAGGCCATGCGGCCGATGCGGCCGAATCCGTTGATACCGACTTTGATAGCCATGGGTCGTACTCCTATGGGGGTTTCAGTGCTTCAGTTCAGGACGTCGCGGGCAACCTGCGCGACATTGTCGGCGGTGAAGCCGAAGTATTCCATCAGCGCGCCGCCGGGAGCCGATTCGCCGAAACGATCGAGTCCGACCACCGCGCCATCGAGGCCGACGAACTTGTACCAGCCGGGGGTTGCTCCGGCTTCGACCGCCACACGGGCGCGCACTGCCGTCGGCAGCACCGCTTCACGGTAGGCGGGGTCCTGCTGCTCGAACAGTTCCACGCAGGGCATCGACACCAGGCGCACGCGACGGCCTTCGCCCGCAAGCGTCTCGGCAGCCGCGGCGGCGAGGGCCACCTCGGAACCGGTTGCGATCAGGATCAGTTCGGGGGTTCCCTCGCAATCCCGCAGCACGTAGCCGCCGCGGGTGATGCCGGCGACCTGTTCGCCATCGCGCTGCTGGGGCGCGAGGCCCTGCCGCGAGAGGATGAACGCCGAGGGACCGTCGGTGCGCTCGATCCCGGCCTTCCACGCCACCGCGGTCTCGACCGCGTCGCAGGGACGCCAGACGTTCAGATTCGGAATCAGGCGCAGGCTGGGGGTCTGTTCGATCGGCTGGTGGGTCGGTCCATCCTCGCCCAGGCCGATGGAATCGTGCGTCAGCACGTACAGCACGCGCTGCTTCATCAGCGCCGACATGCGGATGCCATTGCGCGCATAGTCGGAGAAGATCAGGAAGGTGCCGCCGTAGGGAATGAATCCGCCGTGCAGCGCGATGCCGTTCATGATCGCGGCCATGCCGAACTCGCGCACGCCGTAGAACACGTAGTTGCCCGCCGAATCCTCGCGGCTGATTCCCTTGGAACCGGGGTGCAGCGTCAGGTTGGAACCGGCCAGATCGGCCGAACCGCCCAGCAGTTCCGGCAGCGCCGGGGCATAACCGGCGATCGCGTTCTGCGACGCCTTCCGGCTCGCAACCTTCTCGGCTTTCTCGACCGTCTGCTGCACGAAGGCCGCGGCGCTGTCGGCCCAATCGGCCGGCAGTTCGCCGCGCATGCGGCGCTCGAACTCGGCCGCGAGCTCCGGGTGGGCGGCACGGTAGGCCTCGAAGCGCTCGGTCCACCCGGCCTCGGCCTGTGCACCCCGCTCCCGCGCGTCCCAGGCGGACTGGATGTCGGCCGGAATCTCGAACGGCGCGTGCTGCC is a window from the Thioalkalivibrio paradoxus ARh 1 genome containing:
- a CDS encoding phosphoglycerate kinase; this encodes MSVLKMTDLDLKGKRVLIRQDLNVPVKDGKVTSDARIRASLPTVRKALEAGARVMLMSHLGRPTEGEFSEADSLAPVAAHMGGLLERDVRLVRDYLDGVELADGEVVLLENVRFNKGEKKDIEELARKYAGICDVFVMDAFGTAHRAQASTHGVAKFAPQACAGPLLAAELDALGKALDNPKRPLVAIVGGSKVSTKLTVLESLSKVVDQLIVGGGIANTFIAAQGHPVGQSLCEKDLIDESKRLMAAAKEKGGEIPVPTDVTVGKEFSESTPATVKKVADVAGDDMIFDVGPETAASYAELLKRAGTIVWNGPVGVFEFDQFAAGTKALGEAIAESDAFSIAGGGDTLAAIDKYGLAERISYISTGGGAFLEFLEGKTLPAVAMLEQRAKG
- the tkt gene encoding transketolase; its protein translation is MPSRRELANAIRALSMDAVQKANSGHPGAPMGMADIAEVLWNDYLKHNPANPGWLDRDRFVMSNGHGSMLVYSLLHLTGYDLPMSELQQFRQLHSKTPGHPEYGYTAGVETTTGPLGQGVSNAVGMALAERALAAQFNRDGHEIVDHHTYVFLGDGCLMEGISHEACALAGTLGLGKLVAFYDDNGISIDGEVEGWFTDDTPKRFEAYGWHVVRDVDGHSADAVKAAIEQARAETGKPTLICCKTVIGFGSPNKQGKEECHGAPLGADEIELARKELGWQHAPFEIPADIQSAWDARERGAQAEAGWTERFEAYRAAHPELAAEFERRMRGELPADWADSAAAFVQQTVEKAEKVASRKASQNAIAGYAPALPELLGGSADLAGSNLTLHPGSKGISREDSAGNYVFYGVREFGMAAIMNGIALHGGFIPYGGTFLIFSDYARNGIRMSALMKQRVLYVLTHDSIGLGEDGPTHQPIEQTPSLRLIPNLNVWRPCDAVETAVAWKAGIERTDGPSAFILSRQGLAPQQRDGEQVAGITRGGYVLRDCEGTPELILIATGSEVALAAAAAETLAGEGRRVRLVSMPCVELFEQQDPAYREAVLPTAVRARVAVEAGATPGWYKFVGLDGAVVGLDRFGESAPGGALMEYFGFTADNVAQVARDVLN
- the gap gene encoding type I glyceraldehyde-3-phosphate dehydrogenase; its protein translation is MAIKVGINGFGRIGRMAFRAIAQEFPELEVVAINDLLDPEYLAYMLRYDSVHGRFGGEVSVDGNNMIVNGKKIRLTAERDPANLKWNEVGADVVIESTGFFLTEETCQKHIDAGAKKVVQSAPSKDATPMFVYGVNHQDYAGQAILSAASCTTNALAPVAKVLHDNFGIKRGLMSTVHAATATQKTVDGPSQKDWRGGRGILENIIPSSTGAAKAVGKVLPSLNGKLTGMAFRVPTSDVSVVDLTVELDKGASYDDICKAMKAASEGELKGVLGYTDEKVVSTDFRGVGTPSIFDAEAGIQLDDTFVKVVAWYDNEYGYTCNMLRVVQHVGR